The segment TATCATCTGGAAGACGCGTACGTTCCCACCGTGATCGCCAAGCACATTGTGTTCCCCGATGATCGTCGCCACCCACGCGGCTGGTCGGGGACGCGAGGTCATGAGCGCAAGCGACACTCCTATCAGGTCGAGATGCACTGGTATCGCGACTGGGCGGGGCGTTGCAGCGACGCCTGTCGTGTCCCGCGATGCCAGCTCGCGCAGGACCTGGGCGATGCCCACCTGATTGTGCTGGAGGACCTGGATGCCGCCGGTTTTCCGCTTCGCCACGATCACCTGTCGGTGGAGCAGGCCGGCATTTGCCTGGCATGGCTCGCGGCCTTTCACGCGACCTTTCTGGGTGCCAGGTCCTCGGGGCTCTGGACTACGGGCACCTACTGGCACCTCGCGACCCGGCCGGACGAGTGGGCGGCCATTGCTGATCCCCAACTGCGCGAAGCGGCCCCGAAGCTCGATCAGCGACTCAGTGCGGCGCGCTTTCAGACGCTGGTGCATGGCGATGCCAAGGTCGCGAACTTCTGTTTCAGCGAACGCGGTGATCGGGTGGCCGCGGTGGATTTCCAGTATGTCGGGGGTGGCTGCGGGATGAAGGACGTTGCGTACTTCATCGGCAGCTGTCTGGACGAGGCCGATCAGGAACGCTTCGAGAAGGAACTGCTGGGGGGATATTTCGCGGCGCTGCGCTCGGAGGTTGTCGCCACGCACGGAGCTGGCGCGGACCTGGACGCACTGGAGCAGGAATGGCGCGCGCTCTTCCCGCTGGCCCAGGCGGATTTCCAGCGTTTTCTGGCCGGCTGGAGTCCGGAGCACTGGAAACGCAACGATTACGCCGAGCGCGTGACACGCAAGGCGCTGGATCAGTTGTAGGGCCGGGCTCTCCGGGCGCCGTGCGGGACGCCCGGAGAGTGGGTCCGGTCAGGAGGCCAGTCGCTTGTACTTGACCCGGTGCGGCTGGTCGGCCTCGGCGCCCAGGCGCTTGTGGCGGTCTTCCTCGTATTCCTGGTAGTTGCCGTCGAAGAACACCACGTTGCCGTCCTCCTCGAACGCGAGGATGTGGGTGGCGATGCGGTCCAGGAACCAGCGGTCATGCGAGATCACGATCGCGGAGCCGGGGAAGTCCAGCAGGGCCTCTTCCAGCGCGCGCAGGGTTTCCACGTCCAGGTCGTTGGTCGGTTCGTCCAGCAGCAGGAAGTTGCCGCCGCTTTGCAGCAGCTTGGCCAGGTGCACGCGGTTGCGTTCCCCGCCGGACAGTTCCTTCATGCGCTTTTGCTGGTCGGTGCCCTTGAAGTTGAAGCGGCCGACGTAGGCGCGTGACGGCATCTGGAAGTTGCCGACCTGGATGATGTCCTGGCCGTTGGAGATCTCCTCCCAGACGGTCTTTTCGTCCTGCAGCGCATCGCGGCTTTGGTCGACATAGGCCAGCTGCACGGTCTCGCCCAGTTCGATCGAGCCGTCGTCCGGCTGGTCCTGCCCGGCGATCATGCGGAACAGGGTGGTCTTGCCAACGCCGTTCGGGCCGATCACGCCGATCAGCGCGCCGCGCGGCACGGAGAACGACAGACCCTGGTAGAGCACACGGTCACCAAAGTGCTTGGACAGGTTTTCCACCTCCAGCACCTTGTCGCCCAGGCGCGGTCCCGGCGGGATGTAGATTTCCTTGGTTTCGGAGCGCTTCTGGTAGTCGCTGGAAGCGATCTCCTCGAAGCGTTTCAGACGGGCCTTGCTCTTCGCACCCCGGCCCTTCGGGTTGGAGCGCACCCACTCGAGTTCGGATTCCATCGCCTTCACGCGGGCGGCCTCGGCCTTTTCTTCCTGCTTCAGGCGCTTTTCCTTCTGCTCCAGCCACTGCGAGTAGTTGCCCTGGAACGGGATGCCCTGGCCGCGGTCCAGCTCGAGGATCCAGCCGGCCACGTTGTCGAGGAAGTAGCGATCGTGGGTGACCGCCACCACGGTGCCCTGGAACTCCTGCAGGAAGCGTTCCAGCCAGGCCACGGACTCTGCATCCAGGTGGTTGGTCGGCTCGTCAAGGATCAGCATGTCGGGGCTGGACAGCAGCAGGCGGCACAGCGCCACGCGGCGGCGCTCACCACCGGACAGGGTCGTCACGTCCGCATCCCACGGCGGCAGGCGCAGGGCGTCCGCGGCGACTTCCAGCTTGCGTTCGAGGTTATGGCCGTCGGCGGCCTCGATCTTCGCCTCGAGCTCCGCCTGCTTGGCGGCCAGGGCGTCGAAGTCCGCCTCCGGCTCGGCATAGGCCGCATATACCTGGTCCAGCTCGGCCAGCGCTTCCTTGATTGGGGCCACGGCCTCCTCGACGTTGCCGCGCACGTCCTTGCTTTCGTCGAGCTGTGGCTCCTGCGGCAGGTAGCCGATGTTGATGCCCGGCTGCGGCCGCGCCTCGCCGACGATCTCGGTGTCCACGCCGGCCATGATGCGCAGGAGGGTGGATTTGCCCGCACCGTTGTAGCCCAGCACGCCGATCTTGGCGCCCGGGAAGAAGTTCAGGTTGATGTCCTTGAGGATGTACTTCTTCGGCGGGACGATCTTGCCCACGCCGTTCATCGTGAAGATGTACTGCGCCATGATGCTCCTGCGACCAATGCGGTTTGAATGAGGGGCAGGCCACTGACGACCCGCGCTGGGTCCGCACTTTACCATCCCGAGGGGTACAGGGGCGCATGATCCCGGCGCTAAACAGCGATTGGGGACTCAGGGCCTGTTTGCTGGGGTGACCGGGTCAGTACCCGCTACCCGTGTACAGGGGGTCGGGCGCTGCGTTCCCGGGCATGAAATCACCGCCTTCAGCCCTTGAACTTCACCAGACGGCTGACCTGGATGTCGGAGATGAAGACGACACCACTGTGCTGGTTGAAGAAGGGCGTGAACCCTTCGAGGATCGGCTCGACCAGCTCTTCGGGGATCGCGGCGATGATCATGATCAGCACCTCGTCCTCGTTGAACATCAAGTGGCCTTCGTGGAAGCCCTGACTGCCCTTGCCGGAGAGGTTGCCAATGATTGTGTAACCCTTCACTCCGGCGCGGTCCAGCAGATCGGTGGCGAAGGCCTGGTGTTCGCCTTCGAGGATGATCTCGAGTTTTTTCAGTGGTTTGAGATTCAGGTCGTTCATGCAGGGTGGTCCTCCTCAGCAGGTCGATCGGTTGCGCCTTGCGCGGTGTTGGGCAGGGGTTCGTCGTGCCAGTTGCCGTCGACGTATCGGTGCAGTCCGCCGGTTTCGGGGTCCAGGACGACGCACTGCACCCAGCCATTCGCGATCAGGCTGCGCACCTTGGGCACGTTCTCGATGGCCCGGCGCGCGTGCGCGAGCGGCGCCTCGATGAGGGCCAGCAGACGGATCGGGTCGTGGTAGGGCAAACCGTTGTAGTGCACGGTCTGCGCGGGCAGCCCGGTGCGCAGGTCCGACAGGTTGCCGGTCATGACCCCGATGCGACAGGCAACGTTGTGGTAGACCTTGCTGCCTGAACCGTAGTGTTCATTGTCGACCGCCGAGAAGTAGTGTTCCATGTTGATCCATTGGGCGACGATCAGCGGGCCGGTGAGGATGCTTTCCAGCAATCGGCCCCTGGGGTCGACCCGGTGGTCGTAGGAATGCAGGAAGGTGCGTCCCTTCAAATCGGTTGTCTCGGTCAGGTGCCGTCGGCCGATGATGAAGCCTGCATTGCGCGCCAGACCCCATTCGGGGCGTACCTGCGCCCAGTCGACCGCATTGCGCTGTGCCTTGCGCGCGGCCTTGACAGCATCCGGGGCTGGCTCGCGGTCCGGGTCCAGGGCCTGCAGGCGCTCGCGGGCAACGAGGCGCGTGGCGGCGCGCAGGCCGTTGCGCAGGCGCTCGAGGTAGACCAGGTGGCTGGTCGGCAGCAGGTCGAGATCGTGCAGCCGGATCTCGTCGGAGGTGGTGTTGTGCATGGCCGGCAGAAACCAGGCGTCATCCGGGATGTCGATGCCCTGGGCACGCAGCCGTCGGCGCACCTCCGGCTTGTTGCCCATGTGCGCGAGTACCCGGGCGCTGACGATCCCGTGGCTGCCTCCGCAGGCGCCACAGTCGAGCGCTGATTCGTAGGGGTTGTTGTCCGACCGGCTGCCATGGCCGGTGAGGATGATGAAGCGCGAGAACTGTTCGGTCAGGCCGATCGAGCGCAACGCCTGGGCAACGAAATAGGTCTGCTCGTCCAGCGAAAACCCGATCCGGCCCAGGCGCTCCAGCTGCATCTGCGCATAGGAACGGTTGATGCGGTAGTCATCTTGCAAGGTCTTGATGAAAGCCGACTCGTCACGCTCGTTCAGGCCAAAGTCGCGGGCGAAATGGGTCTGTCCGCTGCAGTGGCCCAATGCCGTTTCGCGCAGCTCGCGGATCATGGCATCGGTGATGGCTTCACGCTCGATGTCGAACGCCTGGTGGATGGCCTGGACGATGATGGCCCGTTGCTGGGCGCGAACGACCGAGTCCGCCTGCTCGCGGGTGAGTTTGTCGACCATCAGACGGGTCGAGGGCTGATCCGCTTCGATCCTGTCGCGCCATCGATGGTAGGCCGCCGGAGCGATGGTCTTGCCGATCATGTCAAAGCCGAACAGCAGGCCAATGGCCTCGACGGTGAAGTACGGCGAGAGAACGGAGTTCTTCAGGTCGTGCAGCAGATGCTCGGCCGAGGAGTACAGGTCGAGGTCGAGCGGCTCGCCACCGGTGGTGACTTCCAGTACGACATTCCTGGGTGTAACGACGACCGGACAGAGGTGATCCTCGCTGCCCTTGCCAAGCGCGATGAAGCTCACCGGGACGCCGAAGAAGCCGGCAATGCCGTAGGTCTGGTAGTCGCCGATGGTCTCGAGTTGACGGCGCACGCGTTCGGAGCGTACGTCGATGCAAAAGAGCAATTGCGCGAACGGGCGTTTCGCGCGCGGCGCGGGCGGTTCGAGCCGCAGGCTTGACAGCACGCTGCGGCGGTAGGTCGCCTCCATGGCTTCCAGCCAGACCATACCCTCGTGCTGCTCGAAGTCGCCCAGCTGTTCAAGCACTGCGGCGAGTTGGCTACGATCGAGATCGGCAAACAGCGACGGATTGCCAGTAAGCGAGGCCAGCGAGCCGAGGGCACGGGCCTGGTCGCGGCCTTCGGCGCGGCGCTTGGCCGGCAGGTATTGGTCCAGCTGCCGGGCGATCTCGTTGGATTTGCCGCGTGCAATGACGGCCTCAACGGTCTCGGCGTAGACGGGCAGTACCTCGCCGCCGAAAAACTCGCGGCGCAGGTAGCACTCGGCGGGGCGCTCATCGAGGAGTGTTTCGAGGGCCTTGCGGTCGCCCGGCATCTTGTGGCGACGGCTGTGCTCGCGAATCAGGGACAGCCCGAGCACTAGACGGATGGCGAGAAAATCAATCAGGTCGGCCGGATGCTCGCGTGCCCAGTGATAGTGGTTTGCCGTCGAGCGCCAGCGGATGAAGCCGGCCCAGCCGTGCAGGCGGGTCAGTTCGCGCACGATCAGATCGGGCCAGGCCTCTTCGGGGATGCCGATCTCGTCCAGGACATGGGCGATGATCGCCTCGGGGCTGTCGTGGTCTGCCAGGATCGTTTGGGTGTGCTGGCCACGCAGGAGCAGGCGCGGGTGGTGATGGACGATCGTCTTCCATGCGGCAAACAGGCCGTGCTCGCGTCCGGGCATCTGCCATGCTGACTGACCCTCGTCGAAGTAATCCAGGCAGATCTTGGTGAGCTGTTCGTCCAGCGTGGTGCCGATACGTGTGCCGAACAGCGAATCGAGTGCCTCGTAGAGCGGCTGTATGACCGGAAAGGCGGCATGCAGCCGTTCGGCGAGTATCCCGGTATCGGTCGCAGAGGGGGTGTGTTCGCGACCGTTCAGGGCGGCCGCCACGTCGTCGACATCGGCGAGCGTGCGCGGTGTGATGACCGGATCATGATATCCAGTCAGCAGCGTGCAGAGCAGGTCGATCCCGCCGATCGCCTGGAGGGCCGGGCGGTTCTCGAGGGCGGCCTCGACGCGCGTCTCGAGGGTGTCGCGGTCCACGTGGCCCTCGCGGAACAGTCGCTGGTAGTCGGCCCGGGGCAGGAACCCCCGCCCGTGAAACAGTACTTCACCGCGCTGGATGGCTTCAGGGAACGGCAGGTCTTCCAGCCCGTGGAGCGGGTTGTGATGGATGAAGGTGCGCATGGGCCAGAAGTTGGGAATGGGCTCGGCCGCCATGTGCACCATCGAGCGGATCTTGAGCTTGCGTCCTAGCGTCAGCTTCACAGGGCACCTCCAGTCCACAGCAGGCCGGATATCACCAGCAATACCAACAGGCTGGTGAAGGCCCATGTCGTGGTGGCCGACAGGTCCTCGGCGACGGGGCCGCTGCGTGGGCCGAACACCGTGCCTTGCAGCAGCCGCGCTCCCGCCCAGCTCCACAGCAACCAGGTCAGCAGCACCCCGAGGGCGATCCCGGGCGTGGCGCTGCCCAGCAGCGCCAGCAGGGCAAAGAAGCCCGGGAACAGTGGCAGGGCCATGGCTGCCAGCGTGGTCACCACGATCACGCCCGACAGACGCGGCAGGTCGCGGGCCAATCCGCCATGCAGTCCGGTATAGGCCGACTCCAGCCGTCGAGCAAGCGCATCGCGTACCAGGAGCATCAGCACTGGGGCGGCTGTCATCGCGAGGGCGAAGCCGATCACGTT is part of the Thioalkalivibrio sp. K90mix genome and harbors:
- a CDS encoding phosphotransferase — translated: MSEPGRDRSQAAVAAAVCAATGARRAIPVERVQTLWSGYGEIVRYHLEDAYVPTVIAKHIVFPDDRRHPRGWSGTRGHERKRHSYQVEMHWYRDWAGRCSDACRVPRCQLAQDLGDAHLIVLEDLDAAGFPLRHDHLSVEQAGICLAWLAAFHATFLGARSSGLWTTGTYWHLATRPDEWAAIADPQLREAAPKLDQRLSAARFQTLVHGDAKVANFCFSERGDRVAAVDFQYVGGGCGMKDVAYFIGSCLDEADQERFEKELLGGYFAALRSEVVATHGAGADLDALEQEWRALFPLAQADFQRFLAGWSPEHWKRNDYAERVTRKALDQL
- the ettA gene encoding energy-dependent translational throttle protein EttA, translating into MAQYIFTMNGVGKIVPPKKYILKDINLNFFPGAKIGVLGYNGAGKSTLLRIMAGVDTEIVGEARPQPGINIGYLPQEPQLDESKDVRGNVEEAVAPIKEALAELDQVYAAYAEPEADFDALAAKQAELEAKIEAADGHNLERKLEVAADALRLPPWDADVTTLSGGERRRVALCRLLLSSPDMLILDEPTNHLDAESVAWLERFLQEFQGTVVAVTHDRYFLDNVAGWILELDRGQGIPFQGNYSQWLEQKEKRLKQEEKAEAARVKAMESELEWVRSNPKGRGAKSKARLKRFEEIASSDYQKRSETKEIYIPPGPRLGDKVLEVENLSKHFGDRVLYQGLSFSVPRGALIGVIGPNGVGKTTLFRMIAGQDQPDDGSIELGETVQLAYVDQSRDALQDEKTVWEEISNGQDIIQVGNFQMPSRAYVGRFNFKGTDQQKRMKELSGGERNRVHLAKLLQSGGNFLLLDEPTNDLDVETLRALEEALLDFPGSAIVISHDRWFLDRIATHILAFEEDGNVVFFDGNYQEYEEDRHKRLGAEADQPHRVKYKRLAS
- a CDS encoding P-II family nitrogen regulator; protein product: MNDLNLKPLKKLEIILEGEHQAFATDLLDRAGVKGYTIIGNLSGKGSQGFHEGHLMFNEDEVLIMIIAAIPEELVEPILEGFTPFFNQHSGVVFISDIQVSRLVKFKG
- a CDS encoding DUF2309 domain-containing protein, whose amino-acid sequence is MKLTLGRKLKIRSMVHMAAEPIPNFWPMRTFIHHNPLHGLEDLPFPEAIQRGEVLFHGRGFLPRADYQRLFREGHVDRDTLETRVEAALENRPALQAIGGIDLLCTLLTGYHDPVITPRTLADVDDVAAALNGREHTPSATDTGILAERLHAAFPVIQPLYEALDSLFGTRIGTTLDEQLTKICLDYFDEGQSAWQMPGREHGLFAAWKTIVHHHPRLLLRGQHTQTILADHDSPEAIIAHVLDEIGIPEEAWPDLIVRELTRLHGWAGFIRWRSTANHYHWAREHPADLIDFLAIRLVLGLSLIREHSRRHKMPGDRKALETLLDERPAECYLRREFFGGEVLPVYAETVEAVIARGKSNEIARQLDQYLPAKRRAEGRDQARALGSLASLTGNPSLFADLDRSQLAAVLEQLGDFEQHEGMVWLEAMEATYRRSVLSSLRLEPPAPRAKRPFAQLLFCIDVRSERVRRQLETIGDYQTYGIAGFFGVPVSFIALGKGSEDHLCPVVVTPRNVVLEVTTGGEPLDLDLYSSAEHLLHDLKNSVLSPYFTVEAIGLLFGFDMIGKTIAPAAYHRWRDRIEADQPSTRLMVDKLTREQADSVVRAQQRAIIVQAIHQAFDIEREAITDAMIRELRETALGHCSGQTHFARDFGLNERDESAFIKTLQDDYRINRSYAQMQLERLGRIGFSLDEQTYFVAQALRSIGLTEQFSRFIILTGHGSRSDNNPYESALDCGACGGSHGIVSARVLAHMGNKPEVRRRLRAQGIDIPDDAWFLPAMHNTTSDEIRLHDLDLLPTSHLVYLERLRNGLRAATRLVARERLQALDPDREPAPDAVKAARKAQRNAVDWAQVRPEWGLARNAGFIIGRRHLTETTDLKGRTFLHSYDHRVDPRGRLLESILTGPLIVAQWINMEHYFSAVDNEHYGSGSKVYHNVACRIGVMTGNLSDLRTGLPAQTVHYNGLPYHDPIRLLALIEAPLAHARRAIENVPKVRSLIANGWVQCVVLDPETGGLHRYVDGNWHDEPLPNTAQGATDRPAEEDHPA